CAAAGGCAGTGTTGAGTTTAATGGGCAAATACTAGAAGTTTTACCATCAAAGTGAAGAAACTAAACCGAGGTGGAGTGGAGGGATACTCAACAGTCCACCCATCTCCTCCAATGATTTAATACTGTCTGGAGGTGCTAGTCAATGCAACTAGACcacaaaaagaaattgaaagaaaagaataaaattattcatagATGATAAAATTATTTGTCTATATAAAAAGATCCAAGCAAACTAACTAAAACAGCTGTTTCAGTAAGAGAATTTAGTAAACCAGCAAGAGGGttaatgaataattaaattaattttctatataaaaaaaGTTGCAAAACATATTGGAAGATCCCATTTATAATAGTAACAGCAAAGATAACATTATCTGGTCAAATTAACACCCTTAGTATATAAAAAGCTCCTAAAagccaacaagaaaaaaaaaaaagatttgcaggaaataaacaggaaaacaaatacaaatggtTTCTGAATTTTCTCACTCACCAGATTAGGCAAGATTTAAAACTTTGAAAGTACACGTCCAGGAAACTGTGACGCCATTGAGGTTGCAAGGGTTGTGGGAAAACCAGTTGATTAGAGCATTATTGGCACAAGCTCACTGAAAAACAACTTGACAATTgatgctgttcagtcgctaagttgtgttcagctctttgagaccctacggacttcagcacaccaggctcctctgttctccactctctaccagaagtgaagtgaagtgaagcggctcagtggtgtccaactctgtgaccccatggactgaggcctataggctcctctgtccatgggattttccaggcaagaatgttggagtgggttgccatttccttctccaggagatcttcccaacccagggattgaacctgggtctcccgcattgtaggcagacgctttaccatctgagccaccagggaagtcagaacTATCGACCAGTTTGTTCAAATTTATGtgcgttgagtcggtgatgtaatgtaaccatatcatcctctgctaccctcttcttttgccttcaaactttcccagcttcagagtcttttccaagtcAGTTCTTTTTGACaatatctttcaaaattaaaatacacagatCTCTTTCCCCCGTGGATTCCGGGAAgtttcacttctaggaatttatcctacatAATCCTCCACAATTTGCCAAAGAAATGTGCACTTGAATCTTTTCTATAGTATTGTCCGTAGTGAGGAGAATTTGTCATTGACTTAGAATCTCTCCGAAAGAAGATACAATTAACTGTGGCCTCTGGGAATAAGGGTGGGTGAGAAATTCACTCTGCGCTACGcttattttctatttgaattATCTAAACATGCCTCCAGTGCTTATttaaagaactattttaaaaatacaaccgCTGAGTAAATAGGTAAGTTGGtgctgtcgttcagtcgctaagccttgtctgtctctctgcgaccccatggactgcaccacgccaggctcccctgtcctccactgtctcccggagtttgctcagacttctgtccactgagtcggtgatgctgtctagccatctcatcctcagccgaAAGTTCTCCAAATAAACTGAGGGTCAGAAAGGGTGAGTCACCGGCCCCAAACACAGCAGCTAGCTGTCTCCGTCAGTCTCACCGTCAGGGTGTGGGTCCACTTCCTGGTTCCCCAGGCCCGCCCCCTCACCGCCAGCCCCGCCCTATATACCGAGGCCCCTCCCCTGACCCGCGGAGCGACCCAGCCAGTTGACTCCAGCCTGTAGTTGATACACCACACGGACTTCGGGAGCGGACCTAGAGTCGGAGCCCCAAACGCTGGGACAGGTGACCCAAGGCAGGAGTGGTTCGTGCGGCCCGCCACCGGACCGGAGATCCCAAGGGTCTTCTCGGGGGCGCTGTCCGTGGCCTCCGCCTAGCCCTGAGGGAGAGATTGCGGGCCGCGCCGGGGTTAACGCGAGCCAATCCTGGGCTGCGCGGTACGTAACGGATTATTTGCATAGCGTTCTTCCGGGTTACGCACTCGGCGGCGGGCTCTGGGGCTCTCTGAGGCCAATGGCGTGCGTCCATGCAAATAAGGGCGGAGATGGAGACTGTGCAGCGGGTGAAGGAGTTGGCCGCTCCGGGAGCCGCCTCCCAGTGAGTCCTCCCACCGTCCCACCTCCAATCATgtccccctgctgtgtccacagtccGCCCGCCGACCATCCCCGCCACGCGCGGGTCACGACTCTCCCCGGAGGACCCGCACACCGGCCAGGGGACGCCGGAGCGGCGCCGCCCCCAAGCCGATGCCCACCCGAGAGCCCGCCCAGACCCATGGCTCCCGGGGGAATCTGCAGACCCGTCCGCCTGGCCCTGGTCCTCCGGTGAGTCTGAAAGGGAGAAGGGTTCCCAGGCCGAGCCCAAGCATACAATTCTTTCCCCCTGTTTAAGGGATGACGGCTAACCCTCGTTAACTCCAAACCATGATTCCTGCGCATTGCTGCAGCGACTGGTGTCTAGAGGCCCCAAACGCAGCGCTCCCCCAACTGTGTGCCAGCCCCAGTCCGGAGCCCACAGGACAAAGCCCAAGAAGATTGTATTTGAGGATGAACTCCCTTCCCGGGCCCTCCTGGGCGCCAAGAAGTCTCCTAGAGCCGTCCGCGAGAGACATATGCCTAGGCCCCACCCCGTGCCTGACTATGAGCTGTGAGTGATTCCTAATTTCTTGGAACAGGGAAGGGGCACTGAGACTGGGGCTTTGACAAGTGAATAAGagtttggtggtttagtctccaagtcgtgtccaactcttaggaccccatggactgtagccacccaggctcctctgtccatggtattctccaggcaagaataatggagtgggttgccatttccttctccaggggatcttcctgacccagaaatcgaacctgggtctcctgcattgtaggcagattctttaccaactgagctacaagggaagagtAAGAGTTTACCAAATAGTAAAAAGAGAAGAAGGGCATTTGGGGCAGGGAGCCCaacagagacaaagaaaagcaaattacaCTGATTGTGGAAGAGTTCTTTCCACTCATACTCTGACCCCCTTTCAACCTGGTAGTAAGTACCCACCAGTGAGCACTGAGAAGGATCGGAACCGCTATGCTGCAGTGTTTCAGGACCAGTACCCAGAGTTCTTGGAGCTCCAGCAGGAGGTGGGATCAGCACAGGCAAAGCTCCAGCAGCTGGAGGCCCTGCTGAACTCACTGCCCCAACCCCGAAGCCAGGTCAGCACCCAGGTGGAAACCCTCACCCTACATCCCTTGCAAGTGGCCTAAGCCTGGCCTCTGTTAGCCCAGTGGGTTCAGATCTCTgggcctcttcctcctccaggctgggTGGGCACCACATCACATGGGCCAAGGTCAGCCCTTGACAAGGTCCACCttgtctgaacctcagtttccccatccctCCTTGGGTCCTGTGCTCCCTGAGCACCCGCTTCCTTCTCCCCTGGCAGAAGGAGGCCCATGTTGCTGCCCGTGTCTGGAGGGAATTTGAGAAGAAGCAGATGGTGAGTCATGCCTCTTGAGTCCTACAGCCTGGCCTTTGCACCCCCCCTCCACATACTCACACTCCCATGAGGCTGGGCACTTGTGCCGAGTTTCatggaaagaaaactgaggttcagagagaaaaagacaaaagctcAAGCAGCTTGAGAGGCATAGGCCAGACTGCCACAAAGACTTCCCTGGATCTCGCCCTGCTCAGGACCCCAGCTTCTTGGACAAGCAGGCTCG
This genomic window from Cervus canadensis isolate Bull #8, Minnesota chromosome 4, ASM1932006v1, whole genome shotgun sequence contains:
- the OCEL1 gene encoding occludin/ELL domain-containing protein 1 gives rise to the protein MPTREPAQTHGSRGNLQTRPPGPGPPRLVSRGPKRSAPPTVCQPQSGAHRTKPKKIVFEDELPSRALLGAKKSPRAVRERHMPRPHPVPDYELKYPPVSTEKDRNRYAAVFQDQYPEFLELQQEVGSAQAKLQQLEALLNSLPQPRSQKEAHVAARVWREFEKKQMDPSFLDKQARCHYLKGKLRHLKSQIQKFDDQGDSEGSVYF